TTTAACTAGACCAAGTTTTGGTCAGACGAGCCGATTCTCTGAAGAGCACCTCTGTCTGTCTTCTTTTGATTTTCTTTCTCTTGTGTTGGTACTTAAGAAAACTTATGAAAATTGTGTATAGGACTCTGCGCAAACTGTTCAATGTGGATGCGGCAGATTATATGTTATCGATATGTGGCAATGATGCTCTTAGGGAGCTATCATCTCCAGGGAAAAGTGGAAGTTTTTTCTACTTGACTAACGATGACGGCTACATGATCAAGACAATGAAGAAGGCAGAAACAAAGGTAAGTGTCAGAGTAAAGTTAAAACCTGTTTATCAAGAAACATTCATTTGTGTTTACTTAAAACAGGTTCTTATAAGGATGCTTCCAGCTTACTACAATCATGTAAGGGCATGTGAAAACACTCTAGTTACCAAGTTCTTTGGTCTTCACTGCGTGAAATTGACTGGCACTGCACAGAAGAAGGTCAACTACCGTTTTTGTAATTCATCTATATGTGTTCTTGTTATTAGCATTTTCAACTTTGGATGTAGTGATGGAAGAATACTTGCGCATGCAGGTTAGGTTTGTGATAATGGGGAATCTGTTCTGTACTGGTCACTCCATACATAGGCGGTTCGACCTCAAAGGATCATCTCATGGCCGTCTTACCACTAAACCAGAGTCTGAAATAGATCCAAACACAACGCTTAAAGATCTTGATCTAAATTTCATATTCCGTTTGCAGAAGAACTGGTTTCAAGAATTCTGCAGGTGATTGATTCATTACATGTAATAACACTCTTGCTTCTTCTTTCATTAGTCACCTAATTTCTAGCATTTTTGTTGATAGGCAAGTGGACAAAGACTGTGAGTTCCTTGAACAAGAGAGGATCATGGACTATAGTCTCTTGGTTGGTCTTCACTTTCGGGAAGCATCCAAGGACTCTGCCACTCCTACTTCCGGTGCTAGAACCCCTACCGGTAAAATTCTATCTCAACTTTCAAAATTTTCGACTATCTCTAATCCATCTCTATATTTTTCCTAGAATAGATAAACTGTTTTTGAGGTTGGTTTTGCTCAAATCAATATCTCTATAGAGAATATGTTATTTTTAAAGGGTAAAAATAACGAAAATATAATAAATGTTAATTTATCTCTATATTTAGAGGAATAAATAACATTCATTTGTTGATAAAAAAAAAATAATAACATTCTTTTATAGTTTCTCTGAATAGTATAGTAACTCTGTTATACAACATACATTAGAGCAAAACCAAATTCTATAATAAAATTTTGTTTTAGAGAAAGAATATAAAAGTGGATAAAAATGCCCTAAAGCTTATTTGTTTAAGGCAATTTTCTCTTGTTTGAGCAGGAAACCCTGATAGTGGAAACCCTCGTCTCTCCCGAGCAGACATGGACCGATTTCTTCTTGATGCCAGCAAGTAAAAACCACAAACTTAATGGTTATACCCACAGTTTAAGTGAAACTGCAAATGGTGTTTTATAACACAAGTGTGGTTTCTTGGATGATTCTTTTTCAGGTTAGCATCAATAAAACTGGGTATAAACATGCCTGCAAGAGTTGAAAGGACAATGAGAAGAAGTGACTGTGAGAATCAGCTTGTTGGGGAACCAACTGGCGAATTTTACGATGTGATTCTCTACTTTGGTGTTATAGACATTCTACAAGACTATGATATAAGCAAGAAACTTGAACATGCATACAAATCAATGCAGTATGACCCAACTTCGATCTCAGCTGTTGATCCAAAGCAATATTCTCGACGTTTCAAGGATTTCATCTTCAAGATCTTCGCAGAGGACACTTGAGACCAAGCCATCTAATTAACTTGCGCATGCCCAACGCCCAACAAAGTTGAGGTTTTTCTTTTTGTTAGAAATTCTTGTTTATTTTTCTTTATAGAAATATCTGTAAATCTTATTATTTAACCAAAATCCATTGTAATAGGGGAAAATGATTATTTTTGTAACTAAATTAAGTTCAATACTCTGCCTTTTATTTCTTTTTGATACTCTTTGTATTGTGTTTATACGTGAAAGAAAGGATGTGTACAGATGTTGACTAGTATTGTGTACCTTTATACGTGAAAAAAATGGTCAGCGGAAATAGTTTCAATCTTTCAAGTGTAGATAGATAGATGTATGTGTGTTTGTGTATACTGGCACCAATTTAGTGTCATTGTTTCTGGAATAGAGTGAAAAATAATGACGCACGCAAAATCCCATTTCCAATGCAAAATTCAAACATTCTCTTACTTAACCCTTTGACATAATTTACCAATTATCCATCTTCTCTCTTTTCTGTTAGCTCTGCCTACTTTCTTTTCAGCTTTCACCGTATCTTGATTCATACTACGTACCAAACACAACATGTTTCAAGCTAGCTCTAGGACCGTACTTCTCCACCCAGACAACACCAGAAAAATACGAGAATTTGGTTTCTTACCGAAACAGACAAGTACTTTGACCACAGCACTGCAAGGCTGAAGAGATAAATATTGGAGATAACTTAGGAATCAATTGTACTTTGCGGACCAATTACTATGGAAAAATGTTTGATATACCATAACTTGGATACCAATTTTTAATATTATATTCAAGTAAAAATATCATAACATTTGGATTTACGCTTTACTGGTTATTGTTTAAATTTTAGTATATAGGAGTGCGGTTGAATTTATGAATTTCTATAAATATTCTATAAATAATTTTTAAATATGATAAATGATTTAGAAAAATTAATTTTGTATTTTTCATCCCAAACTTAAGATATTTTTAGTTATATTTTAAAGGTAAAATTAAAAAGTAATATAAAATTTTAGGTAAAACTAAATTTCTTATATACATGGATCATTAAAATTTAGGGACCCTAAAACTTAATCATGAAAAATTTAAGTTTTGTGTATATATACAAAATCCATGTAATTCACTAAAACACAATACAATAATATATAAATCAGCATTATTTAATTATAAAATGTTAGTGTTTGGTTTATCATGAACTTGTAACTTATAACTAATTGATGATAAGTTGTTTGGTCGTAATCTTTTATATGTTAGTTAATTATCTTTTTGACTATCGACGTGGAACTTCGTTCATTAACAAAAAAAAATTAATTTAGTGTCTACATGAGTTGAGTTGTTTTCCCTCAACCCAATTTTCAATATAAAAATGAGAAAGAGATGAATAAACAAGAACCATTTTTCGGTAAAGAAACTAATAAGTTATCTTTTGGCAAGATTATACCCACACATGTCCAAACTCTATAAGTTTGAACATATTCAAAATATTTAAATTAATTGTTATCATAAAATTAGAGTAAATTATTAATATAAAATTGGGAAGAAAATCTTACACAATTCACAATGGTTTCACGATTAAACACTCTACTTTTCATCTTTCAACTCTCTACATCATCTTCTCTTTCTTCCACCTCAACATTCAACACATATTCAACTTTTATACATTATAATAGTTTTGTTTAATAAAAATCAATATCATATTTTACTGATTAATAAATATTTTTTCTATTTTTAAATTAAATAAAACTAATCTTTATTTATAAAGAATCTATAATAATAAATTTATGTATAAGAAATGAAAATAAATTATTTAATTTATAATAAAATTTTTGATTTTAAATAATTAGAAGATATGAAAATATCAAAATATATAAAATGACACGTCTCCACTTTTTGTTATTCAACATGTTAAATTTTTTTGACACCAAATAATTTACATCATCAAATTTTATTTTTCAACAAACTCATAGTTATTAATATTTTATTCAGCATCCTTATTGTAGATAGTTTTTTGAATAGCATCTTATCCAATTTTGATTCAACATCCCCATTGATTAGCATCTAATCAACTGTTGAAACTTTGAGAGAAGCCAAAGTCAATAGTCTTTCTTTTTCTTTTCTTTTGGATCAAACCAAAGACTACCATTGATTTGTGTCTTTAGTCTTACTTTCTTTGTTTAGAGCAGCTCCCTTATGTGGCATGAGAACAGAGTTCTCAAAAGTGATTAGATGCTAATTTAATGTTTAAATAATAAATGGAGTTTTTAAATATTAGATATTCATTCAATAGTTTTTTTATTTGAGAATTTATTGGATATGCACAGTACAAAATCTAAAAATTAATAATGCTGAGATTTTAAAATTTTATTAATTTATAATCAGTTTCCTTTTTCAGATTTCTATATTTTAAGTAGAAAATATTTGGTTTCATTGTTTATATATTCATTAAATTTGAAAACAATTTAACTTTCATATTTCTTTATTATATTATTTTATGTATATGAGATTTGTATCATATAATTTGAATGTGTTTTAGATATAATTTTATTAGAACAATCAAAGTGTTATGAAATCTCAAGAAAAAATAGTAATGAACTATATTGTGAATATAAAAAGTGTATTACTTTTACTTATATAAATTGTATATATATAAATTATTAATTTATATTTTTAGTGGAACTATATATTTGCATGGGGTTTTCTGAATTATTAGTATCTTATTATCTTATAGATTTGTGTCATATTTTGAACCGGTCTAATTTGAGATAACCAAAGTTTATTAATTTATGGTGTTTATTAATTGGGATAATTTGCAAAATACCTTATTTAAGATTTGAAATTTGAAAAATACATTATCTTTATTTTTTTTTTGAAAACTACACTTTCTTTAATATGAATTTACTTTTTTACCTCAATTTGACATTTCAATAATTTATATATAAATTTGAAATTAATAAGAAAAGTAAGAAAACACAGTTTATATAGATTTTAATTTATTTTGTTAACTTTATATAAACACAAGTCACGTCTCGTTCTATACAAAATTTTCATTCTTTCTTGAAACCGATACCAAGTAAGTTCTTCTAATATGATATTCACATATGTGTTTATTTTGTTTTACTTTGAATATGAAAAAAGAAGAACACTAATTATCATTGGTTTCACATTCTTAGTTTCACAAACAAACACAATGGCATTATCATTTGAAACAAAACAACTGTGTTGTTCTTTCTTCCAAAAATTAAACGAGACTTCCGAAGAAACAAGATTGTCTACCCAAAACATTGTGCAGTTCAAGTGGCTTCTCAATGCAAACATACGGGACCAGTTCGAAATAATCAACCTAATTGCAAAATAAAAACTAAAACAGTTATCAAAACCTAGAGTAACCAAAACCAAATTTTGCAGAAAAAGTGTTTAGAACAGAAAAAAATTTAGAACATAAAAACATCAAATTCCAAAGTCGCAACGTATGGGCATGATTGTGTCATGTACGATGACATCTTGAACAAGCTTGTTTCCGTGCTTTTTTTGAGCTATTGATTGTTCTCCAAAACATTCACATCTTGAGCAAGCTCTCTGGATATGCCACACACAAGTGAGACTTTGAGTAGTACTGATGACAAATAACCCACGGTTCAAGAAGACGAGATGCGTCTTGCGTTCTTTTTTTTCTTCAAAATAATAAAAAATACATTTAAGATATATTAAGAAGATATGAGAAAGATATTGTGTAGTATATTAAACAAAATATTCTCTAACGATTTTTTAAAATTATTATTTTTAAATGGTTTAATAGGAAATGAAAAATATTAAGATTGGACAATTTGGTAAATTTATATATAAATAAGTGTATTTTTCAAAAAGTTTAAACAATGGTGTATTTTTCAAATTATATTCTTACTGAAATGCATTTATCCAAATTTTCCCTTATTAATTTATAGAGTATTAATTTATAGAATTTTTATTGTATCTAGAATTTTGAGAACCTCATCCTTCACTTTAACATTAATTAGTATCTAATCACCTTTTGAAAACTTCGTACCATAGATTATGATGCTCTTAGACCGAGATTAACTCTTCCATTCTGAGATTTTTTTTATTTACTCATATAAAACCTTTAAATTATTTTCTTTGCGTTACTTTTATGAAAGTTTTTATGTTAATATTAAATAAACGCCATCGTACAAATTGTTTTTTTTTTCATCGTACAAATTGTTTGGAAACGATTTGAGTAATAAACGTGTGGAATTATAACGAATATTTGTTGACAAAAAAGGAATTATAACGAATATTTTCTTCTAAATCTCTTTCAGTCAGTACCTCTCCATCTCTATAAATATATGCATTTTTGCATTCTCTATGACAGCTCACTCATTTCATTCCTCATCATTCTCTCTACGTCAAACCCAATCTTAATCTAACTCTGAGAGATAATCTACCAAAAATGTATCAAAAGACCATAATCTTCTTAACAATACTCTTAACGTCTCTTCGTTCTTGTTCTAGCAGCTACCCGTTTGATCCTAAATATTATCATTCCATTTCTCCCAATGCTTATTACGAAACCAGTCACTTACATGGTCACATTACACACAACAGGCACATGAAAGATCGCCATGCACATGCTCCTAGATCTTCTGATCGAGCTTTTAACGTTAACTCTTTCGGTGCTAAAGCCAACGGAAACGACGATTCTCAGGTATGAGGTATCCCTATTAATTATTTCTGTAGCAATATATAATCAAAATCTTGTACACACAGTGTAAATGAAATATTATGTTTTGAGTCGTAGGCATTCATGAAAGCTTGGGAAGCAGCTTGTTCGTCAGAGGGAACAGTTTACATCGTTGTTCCGGAAAATAGAGCTTACACTCTTAAATCGGTTAAATTCTCCGGTCCATGTAAATCATCCTTGATTGTTTTTAAGGTATGATATAAACCAATGCACGTAGGCAGTTTATTATTGTATAATGTTTTGATCATCTTATTCATAACATTTTTGACTTAGATTTACGGTAAGATTGAGGCATGGAAAAACCCATCAGACTACAGGGAACGTAGGTTCTGGATTGTTTTCCAAACGGTTGATAACCTTCGTGTTGAAGGCGGTGGACGCATCGATGGTAATGGAAAAATCTGGTGGCCAAAATCTTGCAAGATCAACCCTGAACTTGTAAGCTCTTCTTAGTTTGGTTCAATGTCTTAAAAGACATAAGTTACATAGAAACTGACTAATGAAATATTAATTACCATTTATTTTTGTTAAACAGCCATGCCAGGAAGCTCCCACGGTGAGAACCTCAAACGCATTACCTTTGTTTTCAGTATTCATTTCAGTTTCGATTAATGGTTGATGTAAATGGAATAAATGGGGCAGGCGGTAACGTTTGTGGAATGCAACAACTTGATGGTAAGAAACATTAGGTTGGAAAACGCACAGCAAATGCATATGAGGGTTCAAAATTGCGAAAACGTGAAGGCTTTGAATCTTATGGTCACGTCTCCGGGTGATAGTCCTAACACCGATGGCATTCACGTTACCGGAACTCGCAATATCCTCATTCAGGACTCTATCATCCGTACCGGTAATTAACAATCCTTTTTAGACATTATACTAAGCAAATAAATAAATAATATTCCACAAAATAGGAGTGAGCTAGAAATTTTCATATCAAACTTTTCTTTTTTTGTAAATAAATTTCATATCAAACTTTACATTCGACTTTCTCTTTTTGAATATTTATTTTTGAAAGGAATTTTATTTTTATAAATTCAGATAGTAAAGGGGAAACAATGAGCTATATTATTTGTTTATTTCTTGTGGATAATAAATAGTAATGTGTTGGTTTGTTTTTGGTGATGAAGGTGATGACTGTATATCGATAGTGAGTGGGTCGGAGAATGTGAGAGCGACGGGCATTACATGCGGGCCGGGTCATGGAATCAGGTCAAACCATCTCTCTCTCTGTTTTCACCTAATGTTTTTGTTTTAATCTTATTTTAAGCCAATATACTATGAGCAACATTCTATTTGTCAACTAACTGTTTTTCTTTGTTGGAAAAAGATCAACTAAATTTTATCAACTTGAAATCAATTTGTATATAAAAAAGAGATGCTGCAAGTTATTAAAATATACGAGTAAACTTAGATGCAATGTTTTAAAAATGGTCTTAGCCATTCTAAAACCATCTCCATTTGTCAGATTCTTAAACAAAAATCTAAACAATATAGTATACTATAATTTAAATTTCATTCTCGCTTTTACTTTGTTAACTACATAATATCTCAATATTACTATTTATTTCTTTTAGCATTGGGAGTTTGGGAGCTCATAACTCAGAAGCATATGTTTCTAATGTGGTAGTCAGCAAAGCAACTCTCATAGGAACCACTAATGGTGTGAGAATTAAGACTTGGCAGGTAAATCTCCAACACTATTAATTTATCAATATTTTCTATTAGTCAAATTTAATTTGATGATCCAAAAACAATATAACTAATATTCATGAACAGGGAGGACATGGAATGGCAAAGAACATAATATTCCAAGACATCTTAATGAAAAACGTTACAAACCCAATAATCATCAACCAGGACTATTGTGATCAAACTAAAGCATGTCCCGAACAGGTTTGCACCGAATAACCAAATATTTTCACCATAGTTTGAGTACTAATAAGAAAAGCTGATATGGGATATGTTGCAGAAATCTGCGGTACAAGTAAGCAATGTATTGTACAAAAACATACATGGGACGAGTTCAAGACCCGAAGCTATAAAATTTGAGTGCAGCAAGAGCATTCCATGTCAAGGCATTTCAATGCAAAACGTTAAGTTGGTCGATGATATTACCAAACAAGATGTCTCTAAAGCTTCTTGCTCCAATGTGAAGTTGAAGACTAGCGGACATCATTCCTCCCTTTGCACTTGATCACTTTTGATCTCCGTGAACAACACATTTCAAACTTTTCTATATTTACTTTATTTGGTAGTGAGTTGTGTATATATAGACAATGTTTGAAGTATCAGCTAGTAAGATCATAATGCTAAAAAATCAAGTATGAATAAAGAACTTATGTATCAGTACGTCAGCAAAATTAAACAATCAAGTATTGGCATCTCTTGGGGAACTAAAAAAAACTCAAGAGAGCCACACAACTCAACAATTAGAAAACATTTGTAAATGGAAAAGAAGAAAAATGTACACACTTTTGAGTATAATCTTCCTGCAAAAAATTGGAATGAATGTACAGTTAGTTCCAAGGCATAAGGTTGGTTTTGGACTCTCACAAGACGGTGTTGATGTGAAGTGCTTTAAGGAGAGATGTAGCCATTTGCTTCACCAGAACTTGTCCTCCTAAATGTTGCCCTTCACGTCTCTCTTCTATCAGATTCTGCAGTCTCTGAGGGAGATCATTCTCTACGATCAGCTGTTTTGGCCTTGGATGGTGTTCATAAACAGCCTGTTTCAATGATACACCAAAACCAAACACTCAGAACAGGACAAGCAAGAACTTGGATGGTCTAATGATCCATTACCTTTATGAGTTTCAGTAGGTTAAGTCTAGCAATAGCATCTTGGTGATCTAGCCTTGCAATAAGCAACGGAGTCAATCCATTTACAGCTAATGTTGTATTGATCCGAGATGATTTCCTGAAATCAACAAGAAGAGGATTAAGTATCATAGGACTACACTCATAGTTAGATAATTTGTTAAGTGAGAGGAGAGAGAGATATACGTGATTATCTTCAAGAATGGTTCCAATATGTGCACAAAATGTCTCTCCGGACAGCTCTGGAAGAAGTTAACCAATGTATATATTGCATCATCTTTCAGCAAAGCCTGCTCCACCTTGCGGTTGTCATTGTCTTGCGCCAAGCAAACAGCAATGGAATCTAAGGCAATCACTGACCAATACTCATCGTCTAGCAAACTCAAGTAAACATCCAGACCACCGTGAGCCCTTAACTGCTCTCTTGAGTTCCGAGATGCATGAGCCATGTCACATAGTAGTGGCAATGCATATTGTTTCAGAGGAGAATCCGACATGACGAAAAGCATCAGGTGAGGTATGATTCCATTTTCAGCCGCTTGTTCTTGTCTCCTCTTGTTTATCTTGCACAGGTTGAATAGTGCACTAAGTACCTACACAAAATTACAATTTAAAAAACGTCAGTTTGGATTTAAACTAGCTAAAAACAGCAACAGATGATATAAAGTAGGCCTGCGTATTTGAACCGAAATTTTTGGTTTTTGGTTCAGTTCCGGTTTTGAGTTCGGTTTAGTTCGGAAAGCTTTTGAAAATACTTCGGTTTTCGGTTTATAACAAAAAAATGACATTATCCGAATCAACAGGAATTACCGAACCAAATTAACCGAACTAACCAAAAATAACCAGATTAACCGTCGGAGTTTTTTAGAAAATTATACTGAAATCTAACCAAAACCCAAAATTCATCGGAAATAAAATTGGAAACTAAAATTAACTGAAAATCGAACCGATTTTGTTTTCGGTTAACTTCGGTAGGATTGTGGCCGACCCGAACTACCCTGAAACCGAAAATACCCAACCCGAATAAACCGAATCCCTAGGACTAATAAAGACTTGAACAAGAATCTAAACTTCAATCTTTCAACAAGTTGTAACGAATAGAGGAAAGCTA
The DNA window shown above is from Brassica oleracea var. oleracea cultivar TO1000 chromosome C3, BOL, whole genome shotgun sequence and carries:
- the LOC106333480 gene encoding polygalacturonase QRT2-like, encoding MYQKTIIFLTILLTSLRSCSSSYPFDPKYYHSISPNAYYETSHLHGHITHNRHMKDRHAHAPRSSDRAFNVNSFGAKANGNDDSQAFMKAWEAACSSEGTVYIVVPENRAYTLKSVKFSGPCKSSLIVFKIYGKIEAWKNPSDYRERRFWIVFQTVDNLRVEGGGRIDGNGKIWWPKSCKINPELPCQEAPTAVTFVECNNLMVRNIRLENAQQMHMRVQNCENVKALNLMVTSPGDSPNTDGIHVTGTRNILIQDSIIRTGDDCISIVSGSENVRATGITCGPGHGISIGSLGAHNSEAYVSNVVVSKATLIGTTNGVRIKTWQGGHGMAKNIIFQDILMKNVTNPIIINQDYCDQTKACPEQKSAVQVSNVLYKNIHGTSSRPEAIKFECSKSIPCQGISMQNVKLVDDITKQDVSKASCSNVKLKTSGHHSSLCT